One part of the Gossypium raimondii isolate GPD5lz chromosome 1, ASM2569854v1, whole genome shotgun sequence genome encodes these proteins:
- the LOC128036096 gene encoding ATP synthase subunit beta, chloroplastic-like codes for MVEHFRDVNEQELLLFIDNIFCFVQARSKVSALLGRVPSTMGYQPTLSTEMGTLQERIASTKEGSITSIQAVYVPTDDLTDPALATTFTHLDATIVLSRGLAAKGIYPAVDPLDSTSTMLQPRVVGVHNV; via the coding sequence ATGGTGGAACATTTTCGAGATGTTAATGAGCAAGAATTACTTCTATTTATAGACAATATCTTTTGTTTTGTCCAAGCGAGATCCAAAGTATCTGCCTTATTGGGTAGAGTGCCTTCCACTATGGGTTATCAACCCACCCTTAGTACCGAAATGGGTACTTTACAAGAAAGAATTGCTTCTACTAAGGAGGGATCCATAACTTCTATTCAAGCAGTTTATGTACCTACGGATGATTTGACCGACCCTGCCCTTGCCACAACATTTACGCATTTAGATGCTACTATTGTCCTATCAAGAGGATTAGCTGCCAAAGGTATTTATCCAGCGGTAGATCCTTTAGACTCAACATCCACTATGCTCCAACCTCGAGTCGTTGGTGTCcataatgtgtaa